The DNA region CGAGACCTCCGCATAATCTTCAAGGTATGCTCTTAGGCGCCTAATAGAGGGCgccgccgcttgggtgaagatgatgatATCATCGGCATAGGCTAAGTGGCTAATCTCCATGCAGTGCCGGGCCGCCTTGAAAGCCATCTCTTTGTGTCCCAAAATAAGTTTATCAAGCGCCCTAGAGAGGTATTCCGCCGCAATCACAAACAGGGCCGGTGAGATAGGATCGCCCTGTCGGAGCCCTCGGGTAGACTTGAAGAAGCCCGAGGGGGCGCCATTAATtagcaccgagaaccaacaagTGCCAACACATCTTTCAATGAGGGAGATCCAAGCTTCCGGAAATCCCATTTGTCGTATGACCTTGATGAGAAACGGCCATTGGACGCGGTCATAGGCCTTTGTCATGTCAATTTTAAGAGCAACATTCGGGGCAGGGGAGCACCTTGGAAGCTCGTGGAACATTTCCTGGGCCAGGAGCACGTTATCGTTCAAAAGTCGACCTTTCACGaacccactttggtttggggcaATGACGTGGGGAAGGAAAGGAGTAAGCCTTTTCGTAAGGACCTTTGTAATGATCTTGTTGATCACATTGCACAAGCTGATGGGGCGATAATCCCCCCACGATTCAGGAGTGAGCTTCTTGGGGATCAGGACTATACTTGTTGCTGTGACACTCCGCGGGAGGAACGCCCCAAGGAAAATTGTCTAACCGCATGAACCACATCTTGTCCCACGATACCCCAGCACGTTTGATAGAAGGTAGCCGTAAAACCATCCGGTCATGGTGCACTATCCCCAGATATATCAAACACAGCTCGCTTAATTTCATCCCCCTCAGGTGGTGTAGGAAGATCCCGGAGTTGTTCCGAAGGTGGGAGCTGGCGGATCAAACTAAAGTCCGGCACGCCGAGGGCCAAGGGTGGAGGTGCTAGGAGGTTCTTGTAGAAATCAACCGCCGAGTTCTTGATCTCTTCCTCCCCAGTGATTTCCACTCCATTCACGGATATTCTATGAATCCGCAATCGAATCCTCTTCTGTTtaacccagctttgatagaaccttGTGTTTTTGTCTCCATCCGCTAGCCATCGGAGGGCCGCTTTTTGTCTCCAATAGTCTTCCTCCATTTTGAGGAGAAGGATGTAATTGGCAATGAGCTTGTTTACCAAGGCTCTGTTTTCGCCCGACGGGTTTATTTCAAACTCACTTTGGGCCTCAGCCACCTTATCTTCCATTTCCTTTAGATTTGCATGTATATTTCCAAAGACTTCCTTATTCCAAAGTTTGAGCATTTTTTTTGTTCGCGCAAGCTTGATTTGAAGATTAAGCAATCCCTCGGCCTCCGTAGGCTGGTTCCAAGTATTGCGTACAGTATCCAAGAAGCCCTCATGGCGgatccacatgttttggaatcgGAAGGCCTTTCCTCCTGGCTGCCGATTAGGACATCTACATCTTGCCAAGACCGGCCCATGATCCGATGAGACGCGTGGGAGGTTAGTAACCCTCGTTGCCTCGAAAACCTGTGGCCAAGCATCATTCACCAAAATTCTATCGAGCCTCTCCATAAGTCCTTTCTTTGCCCACGTGTAGTCCGATCCGTCGAACCCCGGGTCAAGAAGCCTGCAATCTACAATTATCTCGGCGAAGTCAATCATCTCAGCTTGCCGGTTGGTGTCGCTCCCAACTCTCTCATGTGGGGATAGAATAGTGTTGAAGTCCCCGCCGACGATCCAAGGTGTTCCGTCGGTGATGACCGCAATCTCCCTCAACTTATCCCAAAGGTGGTATCTTCTCGTCCGTGAGCACTTCGCGTAGATAGCCGAGACTGAAATATGTCTTTCAAGGCGAGGAGAAAGGAAACGGCCGTAGAGCATTTGATCCGAGTCCTCTTCCACAACAAAGTTGGCGCCCTCCTcaacaaaaatccaaatttttccATTATTATTAGAGCCTTTAAACACTAGCCCCAATGCCCTAGAGAATTTCTCCGGGTTGGGGTCTGTAaacggctccattattgcaagaaattgaaCATTATGAGACTTGATCAATCTTTTTAAAACGTTTTGGGTTGGAGCATTCGCAAtacccctaacgttccaaaacatatAGTTTGAGGACATAATTAACAGTGAGGTTCCGTACCCGGCGGGTGTGAAGGCCCCCCTCGGTATTCGGTCATTTGTTGGTCGTGCCATTCGTGATCCGTCTCGGCCTCCAAGATTGGGTTGCTCGCACCACCAGCATCATCACTATTGTGCGCACCCCTCTCGAAGCTCTCATTGGCATCATGATCACCATCCTCATATTCTTCATCTTCCATGAGGGAGAAGTATTGATTAGTGCTCAAACAGTTTGCCTTCTCTTGTTCTCTACTCTTGGCCACGGTGGTCTTTGTTGTTGAGCCGCTTGGGCCGAAGGGTGCCGAGACGGGATTCCCACCCCGGACGGCCGAGCCCCGGTTAACGACACCCGGTGTCGCTTCCTCGAGTGGATAGGCAAAAGGCTTGAAGCCTTTAAGATGGCTTGAGGCCTCTCGACCATTCCGAGTTCCACTCGCACGCTGTGAATCCGACGAAGCTTCCTTGTTGTCATTGAAATCTCCTAAGATGTCCGGGCCTTGCCAATGTGTGTCCGCACCTTTGGTTCCTTTTGCTTTGTAGTTTGCTCGATCAGCACCACTATTCTTTTTCTTCCCTTGGCGTTTCCATTCATTAGGATTAGCATCATTAGGATTAGCATCATTCCCCCCGGTGTCTTGCATGTGTTTAACACCTCGGTCGTCCGAATGTGGCTGTTTGAGTGGGCCGACATTATAGTTTCTCTTGGCCGgtcgttccttcttgcccgttgCATAACAAACCTCCCTCGTGTGTCCCACATGTTTGCAATCTTGACAATAGGAAGGAATCTTATCCCATCGGACTTGTTGCACCGTCTCCCGCCCACAAAGATCAAGAATGATCTCCTCGGGAGGTGGCTTTGTAATATCAATCTCGATGCAAATGCGTGCGAAGGATAGCCGAGACTTGTTGGCCGTGGCACGGTCGATTTGAATTGGGGTACCgaggagcttgccgatggcgaataggGCCGATTGATCATAGAGGTGAATTGGGAGGCCTATTAaattgcaccaaattgccgcgatcggggactcacaatacgcatcaaattccggggaccatttgaataccctcatcgggtgtcggtcaatgaacCATACGGGGGAGCCCCTCGGGCCACCAAGAAGGCGAGCATAATCCCCAatgtcctcgcattgaataagaatgtgtttagcattaatatatttccaattaAAGCCACGACTCAATTTGATGTTGTCAagggccttttgaatttgatgccCCGTAGGGATAGAatgagaaaacttacccacgATTGCGTGCCCAATGCCTTCAGCCAACTTTCGTGTCTCCGCCCCGGAAAAGTAAATGGTCGGGATGCCGTTTGATGCTGAGGCAAAGCCAATGTTTTCAATCTTCTCCGGTTCGAACACTTGCGGGCCGGTTGGGTCGGAGGAGCCTTTTAGCACTTCGGCCAATGTTATTGGCTTCCCGGCGTTCACCGAGTGTGGCTCGTGTGTCTTGGGCAGGTTCGCATGGTTCAATCCCGTGCTCGGCCCCATCCCTGTTCCGGAAGTTTGTTGGTTCGGCCCATGCAAATCCGGAGGTGTATAGTTGTTGCTCGTCTCCATCTCCAATTACCATCGGGATGGACGTTTCAATGCTTGGGACTCCATATCCTAATCGAAGAGGCGATTTCGGTTGCGTTCCTTGTGGCACGGAGCTGCCCCATCTTAGTTTTGGATTTGTCGCGGCCATCTCCTCCTTCCGACTCGGTGATCCCTTCTCAAAAGTGTCCCGAATTTTGAGTGTTCTACCTTTCTCAAGTGGTGGAAACTCCTCAAGTGAGGCGATAAGGTCCGTCGAGGGTGAGGACCCCGGAGGTTCAAGTCTCGGCACCCGGCTGGCGCGCGCCACGTAGGGCTTACTTCCGGTCTCCGGTGGTCCGGCAATGATGAAGGGTTGGGCGGCCATTGTGTCGAGggtctccgccgagtccaaggtgGCGAGGTGGATGAGTTCATGGGTTTGTGGCTGTATTGGAGCCTCAACGGCTAGCAACTCACGTGAGCCCCCATTGTGGTAAGGCACCAAGGCACTTTCAAAAGGTGATTTTGTTCCTAActccatttcgggcaagttgactactCCTTCTTTCAAGGTATTCTTTGCAGCACATGTGACACCTTTATTGGGAGGGTAAGGGATAAAGGAGCTTTTCAAAGGTGGTTTGGTTCCTTTATCCATATTTGGCAAGATGACTTCACCAACCATCTTGGAGAGTTGTGCATCACGTGGTCCAACATGAGGTGGTGGGGGAGGGTGCGCGGCTGGCTCGTCACTTGCTTCGACGGTCGACTGGCCGTCGCCGGAGTCTTGGCCGGAGGACGGAATCTCGCCGGCATAGTCGTAAGAGTCAAGAACAATGGCAATTTTCTCATCCCCTTCATCATAGGTGACGATTTCGGCCTCATTCCCGGGTGGAGCCACCTTCATATCGCGGCCGGGAGGCGCCGGAAAGATGGTTGTTTTGCATT from Salvia splendens isolate huo1 chromosome 9, SspV2, whole genome shotgun sequence includes:
- the LOC121749498 gene encoding uncharacterized protein LOC121749498, with product MEPFTDPNPEKFSRALGLVFKGSNNNGKIWIFVEEGANFVVEEDSDQMLYGRFLSPRLERHISVSAIYAKCSRTRRYHLWDKLREIAVITDGTPWIVGGDFNTILSPHERVGSDTNRQAEMIDFAEIIVDCRLLDPGFDGSDYTWAKKGLMERLDRILVNDAWPQVFEATRVTNLPRVSSDHGPVLARCRCPNRQPGGKAFRFQNMWIRHEGFLDTVRNTWNQPTEAEGLLNLQIKLARTKKMLKLWNKEVFGNIHANLKEMEDKVAEAQSEFEINPSGENRALVNKLIANYILLLKMEEDYWRQKAALRWLADGDKNTRFYQSWVKQKRIRLRIHRISVNGVEITGEEEIKNSAVDFYKNLLAPPPLALGVPDFSLIRQLPPSEQLRDLPTPPEGDEIKRAVFDISGDSAP